The following are encoded together in the Pedobacter steynii genome:
- a CDS encoding RidA family protein, with protein MNLSAQEAFLKLDLVLPPAPQPLGIYKPFLVDGKYLYLSGHGPVQLDKSLIIGRIGEDMDMEAGKLAARQVGLTMLSTIVNNFGSLDVVKRVIKVLGMVNCTSDFERHPYIINGCSELFASVWGHENGIGVRSAVGMGSLPDNIPVEVEAVFELH; from the coding sequence ATGAATTTATCAGCCCAGGAAGCATTTTTGAAGTTGGATTTGGTGTTGCCACCAGCCCCGCAACCGTTAGGAATTTACAAACCGTTTTTAGTAGACGGTAAATATTTATATTTATCAGGGCACGGACCTGTACAACTTGATAAATCACTTATTATCGGCCGTATTGGGGAAGATATGGATATGGAAGCCGGTAAACTTGCTGCCCGACAGGTTGGATTGACCATGCTGTCTACGATTGTAAATAACTTTGGTAGTCTGGATGTGGTGAAACGTGTGATCAAAGTGTTGGGAATGGTAAACTGTACCTCAGACTTTGAAAGACACCCTTATATCATCAACGGATGCAGTGAGTTATTTGCATCGGTTTGGGGACATGAGAATGGTATCGGTGTGCGTAGTGCAGTAGGTATGGGCTCTTTGCCGGATAATATCCCGGTAGAAGTAGAGGCTGTTTTTGAATTACATTAA
- a CDS encoding ABC transporter permease, whose amino-acid sequence MSPLKISWKSLWSKPLSSALNIMLIAFGTGILTILLLASNQIAQKLDNNSKDIDLVVGAKGSPLQLILSSIYYIDFPTGNIPLKEAKELSRSPFVKRAVPLALGDNYNGTRIVGTDSNFVGIYKLKVQSGKFWEKDFETTIGSAVAESQHLKIGDTFYGAHGLTGNSDVHKSHQYVVAGILEPQGNVTDNLILTNIASVWKMHDDHEETEAHEHGDEGKELTSLLIQYRSPMSVAMFPRMVNETTNMQAASPAQESTRLFSLIGVGVETLQWFAVLIMLIAAISVFVNLYNSLKERKYDLAIMRTLGASRGKLFLIIIAEGIILTLAGTIIGIALGHLALQFIGAYQESSQARLSGLIFLKDEIYLFVAGLAIGIFAAIIPAIQAYRSNISRILSKN is encoded by the coding sequence ATGAGCCCTTTAAAGATCAGCTGGAAGAGTTTATGGTCAAAACCATTGTCTTCCGCCTTAAACATTATGCTAATTGCTTTTGGAACGGGAATCCTGACGATTCTTTTATTGGCTTCCAATCAGATTGCACAAAAACTGGACAACAATTCCAAAGACATCGACCTTGTTGTGGGCGCCAAAGGCAGCCCATTGCAGTTAATCCTGAGTAGCATCTATTATATAGATTTTCCAACCGGAAACATCCCCCTGAAAGAAGCTAAAGAACTCTCAAGAAGCCCATTTGTAAAGAGAGCCGTTCCCCTGGCCCTGGGAGATAACTACAATGGGACCCGGATTGTGGGAACAGACAGTAATTTTGTAGGCATTTATAAACTGAAAGTGCAAAGTGGAAAATTCTGGGAGAAAGACTTTGAGACCACTATTGGCTCCGCTGTTGCGGAAAGTCAGCATCTAAAAATCGGAGATACCTTTTATGGTGCACATGGCCTGACAGGCAATAGCGATGTGCATAAAAGTCATCAGTATGTTGTAGCAGGAATTCTGGAACCTCAGGGAAATGTAACCGACAACCTGATCCTAACTAACATCGCCAGTGTCTGGAAAATGCATGATGACCATGAAGAAACTGAGGCACATGAACATGGTGACGAAGGTAAAGAACTGACCTCCCTGCTGATTCAATATCGTTCTCCAATGTCTGTAGCCATGTTTCCACGTATGGTAAATGAGACTACAAATATGCAGGCCGCTTCTCCTGCTCAGGAAAGTACCCGGTTATTTTCTTTAATCGGCGTTGGGGTAGAGACCCTTCAATGGTTTGCGGTATTGATTATGCTGATCGCAGCCATCAGTGTTTTTGTAAACCTGTACAATTCGCTTAAAGAACGTAAATATGATCTGGCCATCATGCGCACACTCGGTGCTTCCAGAGGAAAACTATTTCTCATTATAATTGCAGAAGGAATTATCCTGACGCTTGCGGGCACCATAATCGGTATCGCTTTAGGACATCTTGCTTTACAGTTCATAGGGGCCTATCAGGAAAGCAGTCAGGCCAGGCTAAGCGGACTTATTTTCCTGAAGGATGAAATTTATTTATTTGTTGCTGGCTTAGCTATTGGTATATTTGCAGCTATCATCCCTGCAATACAAGCTTATCGTTCAAATATTTCCAGAATACTATCCAAAAACTAA
- a CDS encoding dipeptidase, which produces MFIIDAHLDLSMNAMEWNRDLRLPLQAIRALEKGMKDKPDRERSTVSLPELRNGNIGIVVATQIARYVKPGSVIPGWNSPEQAWSQTQAQLAWYRTMEAAGEMVQISNAAQLKAHYEFWNDGNPNINKAIGYILSLEGADSIVDISYLERAHQYGLRAIGPAHYGPGRYANGTDATGKMGEQGLALLKEMERLNIILDATHLCDDAFWQALDHFSGPVWASHNNCRAFVDHNRQYSDEQVLALIERGAVIGGALDAWMLVPDWVRGQSTPQSTNCNLEKVVDNMDHICQLAGNARHVGIGSDLDGAFGTEQSPLDLDAISDLQKMVALFSAKGYSAEDLNHIFHQNWLNFLYKAWS; this is translated from the coding sequence ATGTTTATAATAGATGCCCACCTGGATCTCAGTATGAATGCCATGGAATGGAACAGAGATTTAAGGTTGCCCCTGCAAGCGATCCGTGCCCTGGAAAAGGGAATGAAAGATAAGCCTGACCGGGAAAGGTCTACCGTTTCCCTTCCTGAACTCAGGAATGGAAACATCGGTATTGTGGTTGCCACACAGATTGCCCGATATGTGAAACCCGGAAGTGTAATTCCCGGCTGGAATTCTCCGGAACAGGCCTGGTCGCAGACACAGGCACAACTGGCCTGGTATAGAACGATGGAAGCAGCTGGAGAAATGGTTCAGATCAGTAATGCCGCTCAGTTGAAAGCTCATTATGAATTTTGGAATGATGGAAATCCGAATATAAATAAGGCGATAGGATATATTCTGAGTCTGGAGGGGGCGGATTCTATCGTTGACATCAGCTATCTGGAAAGAGCACATCAATATGGGTTAAGAGCAATAGGTCCTGCGCATTATGGGCCAGGACGGTATGCTAACGGAACGGATGCTACCGGGAAAATGGGAGAGCAGGGACTGGCTTTACTTAAGGAGATGGAGCGACTGAACATTATTCTCGATGCCACACACCTTTGTGACGATGCTTTCTGGCAGGCGCTGGATCATTTCTCCGGACCGGTCTGGGCAAGTCATAACAATTGCAGGGCTTTTGTAGACCATAATCGTCAATATAGCGACGAACAGGTCCTTGCTTTGATTGAACGTGGGGCGGTGATTGGAGGAGCGCTGGATGCCTGGATGCTCGTTCCTGATTGGGTACGGGGCCAATCCACTCCGCAAAGCACAAATTGTAATCTGGAAAAAGTAGTGGACAATATGGATCATATTTGTCAGCTTGCAGGAAATGCCCGTCATGTCGGAATAGGTTCGGATCTGGATGGCGCCTTTGGAACGGAACAATCCCCATTAGATCTGGATGCGATTTCAGATCTCCAGAAAATGGTGGCCTTGTTTTCCGCAAAAGGTTATTCCGCGGAGGACCTGAACCATATTTTTCACCAGAACTGGCTTAACTTCCTTTACAAAGCCTGGAGCTAA
- a CDS encoding SusD/RagB family nutrient-binding outer membrane lipoprotein, with amino-acid sequence MKRYIYSISVVMILVISGCKKDFGDLNKNPNSLSTPTPAFLFSKSLLSTMSNNYYLTGVLNLGGFIQHYATYKEVSGIGDKYFANDFYQAPYFTDGYPTAVNEIEEVIKALKTTPAEVNKLNVARIWRVYIYHRITDLYGDVPYSEAGKGLTNLNFTPKYDAQESIYKDMLKELDEAASGLDMAKPSYGGNDFIYGGDVLKWKKFAYSLMLRLGLRLTKKDVMLSESWVKKAISGGVILNKEDNAVMRYSDGPQDLNRNPTARESRSRDFSANSFGKNNIEGGKLSATFISYLKNNNDPRLSIYAGVWVGTTQDPNPAIQKGFPNGTGTAPSANDLGTYSEPNQNTVFRLDAPLLVLGSAETNLYLAEAAVRGWNSLGDADQFFTKGVTGSFDNAAMYGSAYAISSEKITQYLSTHPFRNSGTFDQQMEQIHTQIWAALYLDEYEVFANWRRTGYPVLIPVNYPGNVTGGTIPRRLIYPNAESASNAKNFQDAISRQGPNTLTTRVWWDKQ; translated from the coding sequence ATGAAAAGATATATATATTCTATAAGTGTGGTGATGATCCTGGTCATATCAGGATGTAAAAAAGATTTTGGCGATCTGAATAAGAATCCCAATTCTTTGTCGACGCCGACACCGGCATTTTTGTTTTCTAAATCCTTGCTTAGTACCATGAGCAACAATTATTACCTTACCGGTGTGTTAAACCTCGGCGGTTTCATTCAGCATTACGCAACCTATAAAGAAGTTTCCGGTATCGGAGATAAGTATTTTGCGAATGATTTTTATCAGGCACCCTACTTTACAGATGGGTATCCAACCGCAGTCAACGAAATAGAAGAAGTGATTAAAGCGCTTAAAACAACACCTGCAGAAGTAAATAAATTAAATGTGGCACGCATCTGGCGGGTGTATATTTACCATAGGATCACCGATCTTTATGGTGATGTACCTTACAGTGAAGCTGGAAAAGGACTGACCAATCTTAATTTTACGCCTAAATACGATGCCCAGGAATCGATATACAAAGACATGCTGAAGGAATTGGATGAAGCGGCTTCCGGACTGGATATGGCAAAACCTTCTTATGGAGGCAACGACTTTATCTATGGAGGGGATGTGTTGAAATGGAAGAAGTTCGCCTATTCATTAATGCTTCGGCTTGGATTGAGGCTGACGAAAAAGGATGTTATGCTTTCCGAAAGCTGGGTAAAAAAGGCGATTTCCGGCGGGGTAATTTTGAATAAAGAAGACAATGCGGTGATGAGGTATAGTGATGGCCCGCAGGATTTAAACCGCAACCCCACGGCCAGGGAATCCAGAAGCAGGGATTTCTCTGCGAATTCTTTCGGTAAAAATAATATCGAAGGTGGAAAGCTAAGTGCAACGTTCATCAGTTACCTGAAGAATAATAACGACCCAAGGCTAAGTATTTATGCCGGGGTCTGGGTAGGAACCACACAAGATCCCAATCCGGCGATTCAAAAAGGTTTTCCAAATGGAACAGGTACTGCACCTTCTGCCAATGACCTTGGTACTTATTCGGAGCCCAATCAGAATACGGTATTCAGACTGGATGCGCCCTTATTGGTTCTCGGAAGTGCGGAGACCAACCTTTACCTGGCAGAAGCTGCAGTCAGGGGATGGAATAGTCTGGGGGATGCGGATCAGTTTTTCACTAAAGGGGTTACCGGATCATTTGATAATGCAGCAATGTATGGGTCCGCATATGCCATTTCTTCGGAAAAGATCACTCAGTATCTGAGCACTCATCCTTTTCGCAATTCGGGAACATTTGATCAGCAGATGGAGCAGATTCATACCCAGATCTGGGCGGCATTGTATCTTGATGAATATGAGGTGTTCGCCAACTGGAGGCGGACAGGTTATCCGGTACTGATACCGGTAAACTACCCTGGGAATGTAACGGGAGGGACCATTCCGAGAAGATTGATTTATCCGAATGCAGAAAGTGCCAGTAATGCTAAAAATTTCCAGGATGCCATTTCGCGTCAGGGTCCAAATACTTTAACCACCCGTGTGTGGTGGGACAAACAATAA
- a CDS encoding MerC domain-containing protein — protein MKPLLKSSRLDQVGMTASIACAIHCAALPFLITTLPLWGLSFLAHSWVEVSMICLSLFIGTWSLSRSYPKHQKLLPVVVLVLGFALIGCGHYLIDDLEAILIPLGGFTIAAAHFINWRYTRSCSHK, from the coding sequence ATGAAACCTTTATTAAAATCCAGCCGCTTAGATCAGGTAGGAATGACTGCCTCTATCGCATGTGCCATTCATTGTGCGGCCCTCCCCTTTCTCATTACCACCTTACCTTTATGGGGATTAAGCTTCCTTGCCCATAGCTGGGTGGAAGTCAGTATGATTTGTCTCTCCTTATTTATTGGTACCTGGTCTCTCAGCCGCTCCTATCCTAAACATCAGAAATTACTTCCCGTAGTGGTCCTGGTTCTTGGTTTTGCCCTGATCGGCTGCGGTCATTATCTGATTGACGATCTGGAAGCCATATTGATTCCCTTGGGAGGTTTTACCATTGCGGCAGCACACTTTATCAACTGGCGTTATACCCGCAGCTGCAGCCATAAATAA
- a CDS encoding SusC/RagA family TonB-linked outer membrane protein, whose product MIRKLHLCLILVIPLLVCSEQAFTKERFSKPYHKRIKEIRGRVTASDDQLSIPGVSVVLKSDPKTGTKTDENGNFILRIPDGPQILIFTYVGYKRKEVPVNNESTIEVVLSVAEENTLNQVVVTAMGVKKDRKALAYALTEVKGTEFTQARETNLANALVGKVAGVNATSTATGPSGSSRVIIRGNGSLNGNNQPLYVVNDMPIDNTLLGLPQTEGYTSDGIANGLNIDRGDGISGINPDDIQSITVLKGGTAAALYGSLASNGVILIKTKRGAMQKGLGIDFNSAFTMESPLVSPEWQYEYGSGKNGVKPLTQADAIAAGRSSWGAKMDGSDVIQFDGVKRPYSPQKDNIQNFYQTGTTATNTLALTGGNESANGRFSISDMNNRGIVPNTKFNRKTFNFAGELILSKWLRIDAVMQYNLENAKNRTVVNDAYGNPNWGTYLIGNTIDIRNLSPGYDANGDEVAWNPVPIASNPYFVINKFEKNDTRNRFLSMVNLKLNVLPELFFNARIGQDYNNFKYFGVVPSRSLYTPLGGAKEERSNLTTINTEATINYNKQNLLKDFSLNALFGFNNRSSTRDEVIIQGKDFITPDFYSISNLGTVNQTYPYGKTKTSSLFGSADFDYKNLIFLTVTGRQDWFSTLAPKNNTIFYPSVGMSAILSQMVKMPSWIQYAKLRSSWAQVGGATPEPYALNPSYTMIQNGHLGQQLQQVTSTRIPNPNLSPLTSTTFEAGFEASLFQNRLGIDFAWYDRSTTKDIVETTVSTGSGYRTALLNVGEISNKGVELLITGKILDQSDFSWSTSVNTAYNKNKVLKLAENLNSIVMAGAVNGYAYIYSQVGSPYSIIMGRRALQDANGKTVYNVSGGVATPVPGPLEELGQGVHPWSVGFSNDFKYKRFNLNVLIDGKFGGSLYSGTDLYGTRMGLTKMTLEGRDTGVPINGVDLSGKPVDMVIDPSLLEKYYGDGFRNISSLFVYDASFIKLRQVVLSYQLPVSKVKMLSKLSSATLSLVGRNLFILYKKTPNVDPESVFSAGNAQGIEQFGVPRTRSYGLNLSVKF is encoded by the coding sequence ATGATTCGAAAACTACATTTATGCCTGATCCTGGTTATACCACTATTGGTATGTTCAGAGCAGGCCTTCACAAAAGAACGTTTCTCCAAACCTTACCATAAGCGTATAAAAGAAATCAGAGGCCGTGTAACCGCCTCCGACGACCAGCTTTCCATTCCGGGGGTGTCTGTTGTTTTGAAATCAGATCCGAAAACAGGTACGAAGACGGATGAGAACGGGAATTTTATTCTGCGCATTCCGGATGGTCCTCAAATCTTAATTTTTACCTATGTAGGGTATAAACGGAAAGAAGTTCCCGTAAATAATGAAAGTACGATTGAAGTGGTTTTGTCGGTAGCGGAAGAGAATACCTTAAACCAGGTTGTGGTAACTGCAATGGGGGTTAAGAAAGACAGAAAGGCGTTGGCTTATGCCTTAACAGAAGTAAAAGGCACTGAGTTTACTCAGGCCAGAGAAACAAACCTTGCCAATGCGCTTGTCGGTAAGGTTGCCGGAGTAAATGCGACGAGTACGGCTACGGGTCCAAGCGGCTCCAGCAGGGTAATTATCCGGGGGAACGGATCTCTTAATGGCAATAATCAACCCTTATATGTGGTGAATGATATGCCCATAGATAATACCTTATTAGGTCTTCCGCAAACCGAAGGGTATACTTCTGATGGAATTGCCAATGGTTTGAATATAGACCGGGGGGATGGGATTTCTGGAATCAATCCGGATGATATTCAAAGTATTACCGTTTTAAAAGGTGGAACCGCAGCAGCTTTGTACGGATCGCTGGCGTCCAATGGCGTAATTCTGATTAAAACTAAAAGAGGTGCTATGCAAAAAGGGCTCGGTATAGATTTTAATTCTGCCTTTACGATGGAATCACCTTTGGTAAGCCCTGAATGGCAATACGAGTATGGTTCAGGTAAAAACGGAGTTAAACCGCTTACTCAGGCGGATGCAATTGCTGCCGGGCGCTCTTCCTGGGGAGCTAAAATGGACGGATCTGATGTAATTCAGTTTGATGGGGTAAAGAGACCTTATAGTCCACAAAAAGACAACATTCAGAATTTTTATCAGACCGGAACTACGGCTACCAATACACTTGCACTTACCGGAGGAAATGAGTCTGCTAATGGAAGGTTCTCTATTTCAGATATGAATAACAGGGGGATTGTACCCAATACCAAATTTAATAGAAAGACTTTCAATTTTGCCGGCGAGCTCATTTTAAGCAAATGGCTGAGGATTGATGCAGTTATGCAGTACAATCTTGAAAATGCTAAAAACAGAACAGTGGTAAATGATGCGTACGGTAATCCGAATTGGGGAACTTATCTGATTGGGAATACGATAGACATCCGTAACCTTTCTCCCGGATATGATGCTAATGGAGATGAAGTAGCCTGGAATCCCGTTCCTATTGCCAGTAATCCTTATTTTGTAATCAATAAGTTTGAAAAGAACGATACCAGAAATCGTTTCTTATCCATGGTAAACCTGAAATTGAACGTATTGCCTGAATTGTTTTTCAATGCAAGAATCGGTCAGGATTACAACAACTTCAAATATTTCGGAGTTGTTCCAAGCAGATCTTTATATACCCCATTGGGTGGTGCGAAAGAGGAAAGATCCAACCTGACTACTATTAATACAGAAGCTACTATCAATTATAATAAACAAAACCTGCTTAAAGATTTCTCTTTGAATGCCTTGTTTGGGTTCAATAACAGATCTTCTACCAGAGATGAGGTGATCATTCAGGGAAAAGACTTCATTACTCCTGATTTTTATTCTATATCGAATCTCGGAACGGTAAATCAGACTTATCCTTACGGAAAAACAAAAACTTCTTCTTTATTCGGATCAGCAGATTTCGACTATAAAAATTTGATTTTCCTGACTGTAACGGGTCGCCAGGACTGGTTTTCTACACTTGCACCTAAGAACAATACCATTTTCTATCCCTCTGTAGGAATGAGTGCGATCCTTTCACAAATGGTTAAAATGCCTTCCTGGATTCAATATGCCAAACTGAGGTCTTCCTGGGCGCAGGTAGGTGGTGCTACACCGGAACCTTATGCCTTGAACCCTTCTTATACGATGATTCAGAATGGGCACCTTGGGCAACAGTTGCAGCAGGTCACCAGTACCAGAATTCCGAATCCCAATTTGAGCCCTTTAACTTCTACTACGTTTGAAGCGGGATTTGAGGCTTCCTTATTCCAGAACAGATTGGGGATAGATTTTGCCTGGTACGATAGAAGTACCACAAAAGACATTGTGGAAACTACGGTTTCTACAGGTTCGGGATATCGTACTGCTTTATTAAATGTAGGGGAGATCAGTAATAAAGGAGTAGAACTGTTAATTACCGGAAAGATTCTGGACCAATCTGATTTCTCCTGGAGCACGAGTGTAAATACTGCTTACAATAAAAATAAAGTGCTGAAGCTTGCCGAAAACCTGAATTCTATTGTGATGGCGGGAGCGGTAAACGGATATGCCTATATCTACAGCCAGGTGGGAAGTCCATATAGCATCATCATGGGGAGAAGAGCCCTGCAGGATGCCAATGGAAAAACAGTCTACAATGTTTCCGGGGGAGTGGCTACACCTGTTCCAGGACCTCTTGAAGAACTTGGACAAGGCGTTCATCCCTGGTCAGTTGGCTTTTCAAATGATTTTAAATACAAAAGATTCAACCTGAATGTATTGATTGATGGAAAATTCGGAGGAAGTCTTTATTCCGGGACAGATTTGTACGGTACAAGAATGGGTTTAACTAAAATGACACTTGAAGGTCGAGATACCGGAGTACCCATCAATGGAGTAGACCTATCCGGGAAGCCGGTGGACATGGTTATAGACCCTTCTTTGCTGGAAAAATATTACGGCGATGGATTCAGAAATATCTCTTCTTTATTCGTTTATGATGCCAGCTTCATTAAACTTCGTCAGGTTGTGTTGAGCTATCAGCTTCCGGTAAGCAAAGTGAAAATGTTGTCTAAATTAAGCTCAGCGACACTTTCTCTGGTAGGGCGTAATCTTTTCATCCTGTATAAGAAAACACCAAATGTAGATCCTGAATCTGTATTCAGCGCAGGAAATGCGCAGGGGATTGAACAATTTGGTGTGCCTCGTACCAGAAGTTATGGATTGAACTTAAGCGTTAAATTTTAA
- a CDS encoding FKBP-type peptidyl-prolyl cis-trans isomerase: MSIKPNTVVSLTYELHTTNEEGQQVFVEKADEQNALVFLYGTGMMLPKFEEHLAGLNVGDEYGFELTAADGYGELDPGAFADLPIDMFKEAGLPAVGDVIPLQDNQGNHFRAGVTAIHETAVSVDLNHPMAGKNLIFAGKILTVREATQEELSHGHAHGADGHEGH, translated from the coding sequence ATGAGTATTAAACCCAATACAGTAGTATCATTAACGTACGAATTGCATACGACTAATGAAGAAGGACAACAAGTTTTTGTAGAGAAAGCAGATGAGCAAAATGCACTTGTTTTTCTATATGGTACAGGAATGATGTTGCCAAAATTTGAAGAACATTTGGCAGGATTAAATGTTGGTGATGAGTATGGCTTTGAGCTTACTGCAGCTGATGGTTACGGAGAATTAGATCCGGGAGCTTTCGCTGATTTGCCAATCGATATGTTTAAGGAAGCCGGATTACCTGCTGTAGGTGATGTTATTCCTTTGCAGGACAACCAGGGCAACCATTTCAGAGCTGGTGTAACTGCCATTCATGAGACTGCTGTATCAGTAGATTTAAACCATCCTATGGCTGGAAAAAACCTGATTTTTGCAGGTAAAATCCTTACTGTTCGTGAAGCAACTCAGGAAGAATTAAGTCATGGTCATGCACATGGTGCTGACGGACACGAAGGTCACTAA
- a CDS encoding ABC transporter ATP-binding protein, whose translation MISLKSVSHSYAGQKDIGFNDWQINDGEQWLLLGESGSGKTTLLHILTGILKPKHGEVHINNTSIYGLSSKDLDQFRGRNIGIIFQRPHLIKSLSISENLVLAQSFAKLPTDLKRVNAVLDSLGIENKKNAYPDELSQGQLQRVSIARAVINKPALLIADEPTSSLDDKNARIVLDLLIQQSGANQATLVVATHDKRVKDAFTNTYELS comes from the coding sequence ATGATCTCTTTAAAATCTGTATCACATAGTTATGCCGGTCAAAAAGACATTGGTTTTAACGACTGGCAAATCAATGATGGGGAACAATGGCTGCTCCTTGGCGAATCAGGAAGCGGAAAAACGACCCTTCTTCATATCCTGACTGGTATTTTAAAACCTAAACATGGGGAAGTGCACATCAATAACACTTCCATTTACGGACTATCATCCAAAGATCTTGATCAGTTCCGGGGAAGAAACATCGGTATCATTTTTCAAAGGCCACACCTGATCAAAAGCCTGAGCATCTCAGAAAACCTTGTTTTAGCACAAAGTTTTGCAAAGCTTCCTACAGATTTGAAACGTGTAAATGCAGTTCTTGATTCTTTAGGAATTGAAAATAAGAAAAATGCCTATCCTGACGAATTGAGTCAGGGGCAGTTGCAACGGGTATCTATAGCCAGAGCAGTGATCAATAAACCCGCATTACTGATTGCAGACGAGCCTACTTCCAGTCTGGACGATAAAAATGCCAGGATTGTATTAGATCTGCTGATACAACAGTCTGGTGCAAACCAGGCCACCTTAGTGGTCGCAACGCACGATAAGAGAGTGAAGGATGCATTTACAAACACTTACGAACTATCATGA
- a CDS encoding Fur family transcriptional regulator, with product MRLDPVNILKEHDLKHTRQRVRVLEEIALDTVAISQPELEKKLGKEIDRVTLYRILNTYEDKGILHRIMDMNGTANYAICSSSCSEDHHHDEHVHFNCTTCTKIYCLEVVVPKIKMPKGFTAKTVNTTAYGTCEKCNALLENPA from the coding sequence ATGAGACTAGACCCCGTAAATATTTTAAAAGAGCACGACCTGAAACACACCAGACAAAGAGTTCGTGTGCTGGAAGAAATTGCTTTGGATACTGTAGCAATTTCACAGCCTGAGCTGGAGAAAAAGCTGGGTAAAGAAATCGACAGGGTAACATTATACCGGATTCTGAATACCTACGAAGATAAAGGTATTCTTCACCGTATTATGGATATGAATGGAACGGCAAATTATGCCATCTGCTCTTCTTCCTGCTCTGAAGATCATCACCACGATGAGCACGTGCACTTCAACTGTACCACCTGCACCAAGATCTATTGCCTTGAAGTGGTAGTACCGAAGATAAAAATGCCCAAAGGCTTTACCGCAAAAACCGTAAACACAACTGCTTACGGTACTTGTGAAAAATGTAATGCGTTGTTGGAAAATCCAGCTTAA